From the genome of candidate division WOR-3 bacterium, one region includes:
- a CDS encoding DUF167 domain-containing protein, giving the protein MGNRLRVRVSVKPHSREQSVSQLTDGSLIVRVREPAQENRANRTVLAAVADFYGVPKTSVRLVAGAHSRRKVLEVFFS; this is encoded by the coding sequence TTGGGCAACAGGTTGCGGGTCCGGGTTTCAGTCAAACCGCACAGCCGAGAACAGTCAGTGAGCCAACTTACGGATGGCTCGCTGATTGTTCGGGTACGTGAACCAGCGCAGGAGAATCGCGCCAACCGGACGGTCCTTGCTGCGGTCGCTGATTTCTACGGTGTGCCGAAGACATCAGTCCGACTCGTCGCCGGTGCTCACAGTCGGCGCAAGGTCCTGGAGGTCTTCTTTTCCTAG